Genomic window (Leisingera methylohalidivorans DSM 14336):
CTGATCCGGCACAAAGAGAGTGAGTTCACTGCCCAGTTCCAGGCTCCCCGGCCGTTCCACCCAGGCGGTGATTCCCCGGCGGTTCTGCGCTGCCGGCTTGAAACGGGCGCCATATCCGCCGTGAGCTTTTTCAATCTCCCGCCCCGGCAGCACGCAGGGCCGGTTTTCCATATCAACGGTCAGGGTCGCCCCGCCCGGCCCTTGCAGCCGGGACCCGGGCGGCACGAAGGTAAAGTCCGGGATGCCGCGCAGGACGATTGTGGCGCCCAGATGGGCAGGGTCGACCCGCTGCATCCCCATATCCGCGGCGATCCGCGCCAGCTCCTCCTCGGACAGGACCGTCAGCTGGCGGACATTGCGGATTTCGGTGCCTTCCGGATACAAGTTGCGGACCCGCACACAGGAGGCGCGGGTTTCCCCTTCGTGGCGTTCGCCGGCAATGCCGGAAAACCCCAGCTGCAACCGGTCAGCCGGTTCAGCCCGCAGACCATGGCCCGCAGGCACCATGCCCAGCCAGGTGATTTCGCCTTTGAAGCCGCTGTCCCGCAATACCGGCATTGCCTGTTTCTCCTGCTGAAGATGATCAATCCCCGCGGACGCTACACGCTTGGCCAGCGGCTGCCAGCGGGAAATCGTCGGCAGACCCCGGGTTTCGGGGGACGGGACCGGCGCAGCGCGCAAAAGGACCGGAGCGCCAATGCGATCCGATCCGGGCGGGGGCCGCGCAGGCAGCAAAGCTGGCTGCGCGGCCCCCGCCGCCCTGCCAAAATAAAACGTCCCGGAAACCGCTGCTGGTTTCCGGGACGTTTCAATCTCAATTTCGGATCCTTACGCCGTCGGCTCGGGCTCCATGCCGCCTTCCGGCGGCGTTTTTTTCGGCTTGGCCTTGGGAATTGCGGTGACCGAGGCATTGCCCTCGTCCTCTCCGCCGTCCTCGTCATCGCCCGCCTGCGGCGGCTCGCCGTTCATGACGCGCTTGATCTCCTCACCGGTCAGCGTCTCGTACTCCAGCAGCCCCTCCGCCAGGCGTTCCCATTCCTCTTTATGGCCGCTGAGGATCTGGAATGCGCGGTCATAGCCTTCCTTGATGAAGCGCTTCACCTCCTCCTCGATCATCTCCTTGGTATGGGCAGAGACCGAGAAGCCGGCGGTGTTGCCCGAGTAGCCTTCATGCGCCTCGGCATAGTCGATATTGCCGACCTTGTCGGACATGCCCCAGCGCATCACCATAGCGCGGGCCAGCTGGCTGGCCTGCTGGATATCCCCGGCCGGGCCGTTGGAGACATGGTCATCGCCATATTTGATGATTTCGGCCGCCTTGCCCGCCATGGTCATCGCCAGCTTCTGCTCGCACTCGCTCTTGTGCCAGTTCAGCCGGTCCATTTCCGGCAGCGACACCACCATCCCCAGCGCACCGCCGCGCGGGATGATCGTGGCCTTATAGACCGGGTCGCATTCCGGCAGCTTCAGGCCGACAACAGCATGGCCGGCCTCGTGGTAGGCGGTCTTTTCCTTCTGGTCCTGGGTCAGCACCATCGAGCGGCGCTCGGCCCCCATCATCACCTTGTCCTTGGCCGATTCGAAATCTTCCATGGTGACAAAACGGCGGCCGACACGTGCCGCCATCAGCGCCGCCTCGTTGACCAGGTTGGCCAGATCCGCCCCCGAGAAACCGGGGGTGCCGCGGGCGATGATGCGCAGATCCACGTCAGGACCCAGCGGCGTCTTGCGCGCATGCACACCCAGAATCTTCTCACGGCCTTTGATATCGGGGTTGCCGACGGTCACGTTGCGGTCAAAACGGCCAGGACGCAGCAGGGCCGGGTCCAGAACATCCTTGCGGTTGGTTGCCGCCAGAATGATCACGCCTTCATTGGCCTCGAAACCGTCCATCTCGACCAGCAGCTGGTTCAGCGTCTGCTCGCGTTCGTCATTGCCGCCGCCATAGCCGGCGCCGCGGTGGCGGCCAACGGCGTCGATCTCGTCGATGAAGACAATGCAGGGCGCGTTTTTCTTGGCCTGCTCGAACATGTCGCGGACGCGGGACGCGCCGACGCCGACAAACATTTCCACAAAGTCGGACCCGGAAATGGTGAAGAAAGGCACACCGGCCTCGCCTGCGATGGCGCGGGCCAGAAGCGTCTTACCGGTGCCCGGAGGACCGACCAGCAGCGCACCCTTGGGGATCTTGCCGCCCAGACGCGAGAATTTCTGCGGGTTGCGCAGGAATTCGACGATCTCTTCCAGCTCTTCCTTGGCCTCGTCGATGCCGGCCACATCGTCGAATGTCACGCGGCCGTGCTTTTCGGTCAGCATTTTTGCCTTGGACTTGCCGAATCCCATGGCGCCGCCTTTGCCGCCGCCCTGCATCCGGTTCATGAAATAGATCCAGACACCGATCAGCAGCAGGAAGGGCAGCAGCGTGACCAGAAAGGACTGAAAGCCCGACTGCTGCTGCTTTTCAGCGCGCACCGGGATGTTCTTGTCGATCAGAAGCGCTGTGACTTCGGCATCGGCCGGTTTGATGGTGACATAGTTCTGCCCATCGGTCGTGGTGTAGCGCACCTGTTCCCCGTCCAGTGTGACGGTGCTGACCTTGCCGGTCTCAACCGAGCTGACGAAGTCCGAAAAAGTGCGTTCACGGCTCTGCATCGTGCTGCCGGAACCGCTGAACAAATTGAACAGCGCCAGAATCAGCAGAAACAGAACAACCCAGAAGGCGATATTGCGAGCGTTGCCCAAGGAAAGTTCTCCCTATCAGATAGGCGTACCACACGGGCCGCCTGCGTTGTGCTTAAAATAAGGATCATTCGGGCAGGTTCAATGCGATAAAAGGGATGCAAAGAACTCTTCTTCGGATCCGGCGGTTTCCGCCGACCAGCCATTGGCCAATCCGGCCGCTGGTGCAGCCGCCAATTCACCGCCCCGCCACAGCGCCGGGGTGGCCTGCAGCACAGCGCCCGGCACCCCCGCGGCCCGCCAGTCGGGGCAGAGCTGCAGACCATTCTGACCCAGCGCCCGGACCTCGCAACCCTTTACGTCGCCGCCATAAATCTTCCATTTTCCGTCCCAGGCCTGCCCCGGCAGGGACACCTCGCCGCGCACGGAGTTAAACTCGCGGCAGATCCAGATCTGTTTGCTGGTGGTGACCAGGCGGCAGCCCGCCAGGGTGGCCGATCCGCCATTGCGGGCCGCCAGAACGGCTTTTTCCATCGGCACCCGGCGCGGCGGGTAGGCGGCGCCGGAAATCCACTGAAAGGCGCGCACCAGCAGCCGGTGGCTGATTTCACTGGGCAAGGTGCGGAACTTGCGCTGGCACAGGACAACGGCCCCCGCCTGCACATGCGCCAGGTCGCGGGCGGCAAGGAACACGTACCAGTCCAGCGCTTCGCGGGCTTTGGCCATGTTGCGGGCAATCCTGGCAAAGACCGCAGGGGTCAACCCCAGCGGCGCCAGTTCCTCCAGCGCCCGGCGCACCCGGACCCGTTCGAATCTGCTATCCTCGTTGCTCGGGTCTTCAAACCATGCGATGCCATGGCTTTCCAGATATTCGCGCAATTCGCGGCGGGTTACATCCAGCAGCGGCCGCAGCAGCGTCACGCCGTTATGCGTGCGGCGCTCTGCCATGCCCGACAGCCCGGTCACGCCAGAGGCGCGCGCCATCCGCATCAGCACCGTTTCGGCCTGATCATCGGCGGTGTGGCCCAGGGCCAGCACCGGGATGCCGTGGCGCCGCGCCCAGCCGGTCAGCAGGTCATACCGCGCCTGGCGGGCCTGATTCTGCAGATTGCCCTCCTGCGGCCCGTCTTCCCAGCGCAGCACCTCATGGCTGATGCAAAGCCGGGCCGCTGCCGCCCCCGCGGCCTCTGCCTCGGCCGCCGCCTCGGGGCGCAGCCCGTGATCCACAGTGGCGGCAAACAGCTCCACCCCGCCGCTGGCGAAACAATCGTGCAGCAGATGCAAAAGCGCCATCGAATCGCCGCCGCCCGAGACAGCGATCCCCAGCCGGTCAGGCAGGGCGGAGCGGAACTGGCTCCGCACCAGAGACCGGATATCGCGCCGCACGCCCGTCAAGAACAGCCCAGCTTGGCCATTTCCGCCGCGGCCTCTGCCTCTTCTGCCGCGCCCGGAAAGCGCACGCCGACTTCGGACAGCGTCACGCAGGCCTGGTCGGACTGCCCCAGCCGCCCCAGCGCCGCGCCCAGTTC
Coding sequences:
- a CDS encoding MOSC domain-containing protein, translating into MPVLRDSGFKGEITWLGMVPAGHGLRAEPADRLQLGFSGIAGERHEGETRASCVRVRNLYPEGTEIRNVRQLTVLSEEELARIAADMGMQRVDPAHLGATIVLRGIPDFTFVPPGSRLQGPGGATLTVDMENRPCVLPGREIEKAHGGYGARFKPAAQNRRGITAWVERPGSLELGSELTLFVPDQRAWAP
- the ftsH gene encoding ATP-dependent zinc metalloprotease FtsH — encoded protein: MGNARNIAFWVVLFLLILALFNLFSGSGSTMQSRERTFSDFVSSVETGKVSTVTLDGEQVRYTTTDGQNYVTIKPADAEVTALLIDKNIPVRAEKQQQSGFQSFLVTLLPFLLLIGVWIYFMNRMQGGGKGGAMGFGKSKAKMLTEKHGRVTFDDVAGIDEAKEELEEIVEFLRNPQKFSRLGGKIPKGALLVGPPGTGKTLLARAIAGEAGVPFFTISGSDFVEMFVGVGASRVRDMFEQAKKNAPCIVFIDEIDAVGRHRGAGYGGGNDEREQTLNQLLVEMDGFEANEGVIILAATNRKDVLDPALLRPGRFDRNVTVGNPDIKGREKILGVHARKTPLGPDVDLRIIARGTPGFSGADLANLVNEAALMAARVGRRFVTMEDFESAKDKVMMGAERRSMVLTQDQKEKTAYHEAGHAVVGLKLPECDPVYKATIIPRGGALGMVVSLPEMDRLNWHKSECEQKLAMTMAGKAAEIIKYGDDHVSNGPAGDIQQASQLARAMVMRWGMSDKVGNIDYAEAHEGYSGNTAGFSVSAHTKEMIEEEVKRFIKEGYDRAFQILSGHKEEWERLAEGLLEYETLTGEEIKRVMNGEPPQAGDDEDGGEDEGNASVTAIPKAKPKKTPPEGGMEPEPTA
- the tilS gene encoding tRNA lysidine(34) synthetase TilS gives rise to the protein MTGVRRDIRSLVRSQFRSALPDRLGIAVSGGGDSMALLHLLHDCFASGGVELFAATVDHGLRPEAAAEAEAAGAAAARLCISHEVLRWEDGPQEGNLQNQARQARYDLLTGWARRHGIPVLALGHTADDQAETVLMRMARASGVTGLSGMAERRTHNGVTLLRPLLDVTRRELREYLESHGIAWFEDPSNEDSRFERVRVRRALEELAPLGLTPAVFARIARNMAKAREALDWYVFLAARDLAHVQAGAVVLCQRKFRTLPSEISHRLLVRAFQWISGAAYPPRRVPMEKAVLAARNGGSATLAGCRLVTTSKQIWICREFNSVRGEVSLPGQAWDGKWKIYGGDVKGCEVRALGQNGLQLCPDWRAAGVPGAVLQATPALWRGGELAAAPAAGLANGWSAETAGSEEEFFASLLSH